A portion of the Coraliomargarita parva genome contains these proteins:
- a CDS encoding DEAD/DEAH box helicase, translating to MHQQSPNREISTDDLREQLLSLSEFTAAEFAAQRSGYLKLWKMPLEKRIAEGLCIAGLNFERRTTEGQYRFRYRENETDFREGDFLRLSTGDPMEPLTECVLVAEDPPFVTLDISRKDFNLGASGDLYLDASYFDLENIVMQGIDEIGTTIRGRERILPLLLGNMIEDEVDQEAYDTAWTESEGAGYNNSQSDAIAAGSASQWCSLVQGPPGTGKTQVLANIVVQRLARRERILITAFTHRAIHQALRTIKKILPNEDRIVKIGTHIPDPDLPVSQYESFAESPLADMTGGYVVGATVFATRSFRLKGIDFDALIIDEASQMTLPYAVLGMLTSDCYIIIGDPQQLPPVIQSCGSSEAHEYSIFKTLQRNNDLTLLDTTYRMNAVIAEWSSNQYYNGQLSSHSSAANRKLQLHFQPEADWLQHALSPDAPLTWLEHTERGCRKLCMEEVDLVNQLLGALLSSGLSANEVAVVTPYRKQARAIRQRLKQSSSQASSMLSEVVIDTVERMQGQEREVIIISCVSNEPSFIRAVAEFLFLPSRLNVAVTRARSKVILIASDSLLDVDSMQNQVEEALMVWQNLKASAEVIRV from the coding sequence ATGCATCAGCAATCTCCCAACCGCGAAATCTCAACCGACGACCTGCGTGAGCAACTGCTGAGTTTAAGCGAATTCACAGCTGCGGAGTTCGCAGCCCAACGCAGCGGCTATCTGAAACTTTGGAAGATGCCACTTGAGAAGCGGATCGCAGAGGGGCTTTGCATTGCCGGCCTGAACTTTGAGCGTCGGACCACGGAGGGGCAGTATCGCTTCCGCTACCGTGAGAATGAGACGGATTTTCGGGAGGGTGACTTCCTTCGTCTGAGCACAGGCGATCCGATGGAGCCTTTAACAGAGTGCGTCCTCGTGGCGGAAGATCCCCCCTTTGTTACACTGGATATATCGCGGAAGGACTTTAATTTGGGTGCGAGCGGGGACCTTTACCTCGATGCATCCTATTTCGACCTTGAAAACATTGTGATGCAGGGAATTGACGAGATCGGCACGACAATCCGTGGTCGTGAACGAATTCTACCACTCCTGCTGGGTAATATGATCGAGGATGAAGTCGACCAGGAGGCCTACGATACGGCATGGACGGAGAGCGAAGGTGCAGGCTATAACAACAGCCAGAGCGACGCGATTGCTGCAGGTTCGGCCTCGCAATGGTGCAGTCTGGTGCAGGGACCTCCGGGCACAGGCAAAACGCAAGTGCTCGCCAACATCGTGGTGCAACGTCTGGCGCGTCGTGAGCGGATTTTAATTACCGCCTTCACTCACCGGGCCATTCATCAGGCGCTGCGAACGATCAAGAAGATCCTACCCAATGAAGATCGCATCGTAAAGATCGGCACGCACATACCCGATCCGGACCTACCCGTCTCGCAATACGAGAGCTTTGCCGAATCTCCCTTGGCCGATATGACCGGGGGATACGTAGTGGGGGCCACGGTTTTCGCCACACGCTCTTTCCGGCTGAAGGGCATTGATTTCGACGCACTGATCATCGACGAGGCGAGTCAAATGACACTCCCCTACGCTGTGCTGGGTATGCTGACCAGTGACTGCTACATCATCATCGGCGACCCGCAGCAATTGCCGCCGGTCATTCAAAGCTGCGGGAGTAGTGAGGCGCATGAGTATTCGATCTTCAAGACACTCCAGCGCAACAACGACCTGACACTCTTGGACACCACTTACCGAATGAACGCCGTGATAGCGGAATGGTCGAGCAATCAGTATTATAATGGGCAACTGAGCTCGCATAGCTCGGCCGCGAATCGAAAGCTTCAGTTACACTTTCAGCCGGAAGCAGACTGGCTGCAACACGCGCTCTCTCCGGATGCGCCACTCACTTGGTTGGAACATACCGAGCGGGGATGCCGCAAGCTCTGCATGGAAGAAGTCGACTTGGTTAATCAATTGCTTGGTGCCCTCCTAAGCTCGGGACTCTCAGCGAATGAGGTGGCGGTCGTGACACCCTACCGAAAACAAGCAAGAGCCATTCGGCAGCGGCTGAAGCAGTCGTCTTCTCAAGCCAGCAGCATGTTGTCTGAAGTCGTCATCGACACCGTCGAACGCATGCAGGGGCAGGAACGTGAGGTAATCATAATCAGCTGCGTTTCCAATGAGCCCAGCTTTATACGAGCTGTGGCCGAGTTTCTTTTTCTCCCCTCCCGCCTCAATGTGGCTGTGACACGTGCCCGTTCGAAAGTGATTTTGATCGCCAGCGATTCCTTACTTGATGTCGACAGCATGCAAAACCAAGTCGAAGAGGCCCTAATGGTCTGGCAGAATTTAAAGGCCAGTGCAGAGGTAATACGCGTGTAG
- a CDS encoding 3'-5' exonuclease, with protein MNFRLASTFNDSLLKLTGDEQKVAKTTAFDLQLNPANPGMSFHKLDKAKDKNFWSVRVSRDIRIIVHKTSADLLLCYVGHHDDAYNWAERRKLETHPKTGAAQIVEIRETVQEILVPVYIEEEQASLKKPAIFDQYSEDELLDYGVPEEWLNDVKKADEDSILELAEHLPEEAAEALLELATGGTPVVAQVVSTPDDAVNPFEHPDAQRRFRVMTNVEELEQALDYPWEKWTIFLHPSQREIVERSYSGPARISGTAGTGKTIVALHRAVYLARKHEDARILLTTFSDELAQALRVKLRRLISNQPMLGERIDVEAMNAVGQRLYLRNQGDNLLAPAPEIERLITEAVEATGCTQFSSRFLASEWEQVVDAWQLQIWEDYRDVKRLGRKSRLTESKRQQLWEVFSFVQSKLNERNQITQAGLFTELAKGLNEATHPAYDFAVIDEAQDVSVAQLRFLAALGNDRPEALFFTGDLGQRIFQQPFSWSSLGVNIRGRSKTLRINYRTSHQIRRQADRLLDQEISDVDGNTEKRTDTVSVFNGPAPRIQSFDTENEEIEAVSTWLKECKDNGIAPNEMGVFVRSEKELDRAQEAIAQAGLVAHQLAQSLDVKRGAVALSTMHLAKGLEFRAVAVMACDDEVVPSQERIEQIGDAADLEDIYNTERHLLYVACTRARDHLLITSTVPGSEFLDDLRIKL; from the coding sequence ATGAACTTCAGACTCGCTAGCACCTTCAACGATAGCCTTCTCAAGCTTACCGGCGACGAACAGAAAGTAGCCAAGACGACAGCCTTTGACTTACAGCTCAACCCGGCAAACCCGGGGATGAGTTTTCACAAGCTAGATAAGGCAAAAGACAAGAACTTCTGGTCGGTCCGGGTAAGTCGTGACATTCGTATCATCGTCCATAAGACCAGTGCCGACTTGTTACTCTGCTATGTTGGCCATCATGATGATGCCTACAATTGGGCGGAGAGGCGAAAACTGGAAACGCACCCTAAAACCGGTGCCGCACAGATTGTCGAGATTCGAGAGACCGTGCAGGAGATATTGGTGCCGGTCTATATCGAGGAGGAGCAAGCAAGCCTCAAGAAGCCTGCGATTTTTGATCAGTATTCCGAAGATGAGCTTTTGGACTATGGTGTGCCTGAAGAATGGCTGAACGACGTCAAAAAGGCTGATGAAGATAGTATTCTCGAACTGGCGGAGCATTTGCCGGAAGAAGCAGCTGAAGCTCTCCTTGAACTCGCGACGGGGGGCACACCAGTCGTAGCTCAAGTTGTAAGCACTCCAGACGATGCCGTTAATCCGTTCGAACATCCGGATGCTCAACGCCGCTTCCGCGTAATGACCAATGTCGAAGAATTGGAACAGGCTCTCGATTACCCATGGGAGAAATGGACGATCTTCCTGCATCCCTCGCAGCGTGAAATCGTCGAGCGCAGCTATTCAGGACCGGCTCGCATTTCAGGCACGGCTGGAACTGGTAAAACTATCGTAGCACTGCACCGTGCAGTCTATCTGGCACGGAAGCATGAAGATGCCCGCATTTTGTTGACGACCTTTTCCGACGAACTAGCGCAGGCCCTACGCGTTAAACTTCGACGACTAATCAGTAATCAGCCGATGCTGGGCGAGCGAATCGATGTTGAAGCAATGAATGCGGTCGGGCAGCGTCTTTACCTACGTAACCAAGGCGACAACTTGCTGGCTCCTGCTCCTGAAATCGAGAGACTAATCACTGAAGCAGTCGAAGCTACTGGTTGCACACAGTTCAGCTCGCGTTTTCTGGCTTCCGAGTGGGAGCAAGTCGTCGATGCATGGCAACTTCAGATATGGGAAGATTATCGAGATGTAAAACGTCTTGGCCGTAAAAGCCGACTCACAGAATCTAAGCGTCAACAGTTATGGGAGGTCTTTTCCTTCGTTCAGTCCAAGCTAAACGAGCGGAATCAAATAACACAAGCTGGGCTATTTACTGAATTAGCAAAAGGGCTTAATGAAGCGACGCATCCTGCTTACGACTTTGCAGTCATCGATGAAGCTCAAGATGTCAGTGTTGCACAACTACGATTCCTAGCGGCACTAGGCAACGACCGCCCAGAAGCTTTGTTCTTCACAGGTGACCTGGGCCAAAGAATCTTCCAGCAGCCGTTCTCGTGGTCCAGTCTTGGTGTGAATATTCGAGGACGTTCAAAGACGCTGCGTATCAACTACCGGACCTCTCACCAAATCCGTCGACAAGCCGACCGTCTGCTCGACCAGGAAATTTCAGATGTAGATGGAAATACCGAAAAGCGAACTGACACCGTCAGCGTTTTCAATGGGCCAGCCCCGAGGATTCAGTCCTTCGACACGGAAAATGAAGAAATCGAGGCGGTCAGCACATGGCTAAAGGAATGTAAGGACAACGGCATCGCACCAAACGAGATGGGTGTTTTTGTTCGATCCGAAAAGGAACTGGATCGCGCTCAAGAAGCCATCGCTCAAGCAGGTCTAGTGGCACATCAACTCGCTCAAAGTCTCGATGTCAAACGCGGTGCAGTCGCACTAAGCACGATGCATTTAGCCAAAGGCCTCGAATTTCGAGCGGTAGCCGTCATGGCGTGCGACGATGAAGTCGTCCCAAGCCAAGAACGTATCGAGCAGATCGGAGATGCCGCCGATCTGGAGGACATCTACAACACGGAGCGGCATCTACTCTACGTGGCTTGCACAAGAGCACGCGACCACCTCCTAATCACCAGCACAGTCCCTGGCTCAGAGTTTCTAGATGACCTCAGAATAAAGCTTTAG
- a CDS encoding DEAD/DEAH box helicase: MKSIVCHRNHPEWGFGLVRQKDEDPFGEVVYQVAFDHENRLQPCIEKDLITCPDESEIVIESQIASIDVLKRKLLAGLIIGENIRTGAFMRSALKPLPHQVYFLDRILSGGRLGHLAGDDVGLGKTIEAGLLINHFYKERQPCKILILCPAGLVLQWQDEMLEHFNLRFAIAGQGKDFDAKSEPGWEGRKLVIGSIDTLKQDDLFSVIRNAGPFDLIICDEAHRLSARRDFLSGELRTTASYRFIRKLQENHAVQFVNNGDGSPRSPQILLLSATPHQGDDLRFALLLGLIRPDLFSSTDKDTLLKALTRENLTACLTKTAKSRAIDWEGNPIFKGHTTHTRSASRTVEEEAVEKALSQYLRKSMEARHGASRSLSLVIELVMHTFHKIAASSWAALETALSMRLSSLRGETKKPRSQSSMTDSIQSEEGLQKATNTEAFYEGEDEDLESLIDQIQCLKEDSKLDLFLGIVGEIEAAEQNAKILIFTQYYATQELLVRQLAKLFPDQETVTVNGSMGVNERQEARRRFEQKARFLVSTEAGGEGVNFQKACHYMVNYDLPWNPMRLQQRIGRLDRYGQKHEVKVYNLMVQGSWDDRITVRIIERLKVIQNTMAEASDHPEDYWDMILGEVGDAIDPIESFTAHLNSGVEMTDQEIDEELKKARAAIQSGIARHLHDTGFSDLSTLPVPSLEAEHYLKAFKALLSAHDIPLRAARSSENEWLNGVFQFDPPPAFRETKLSATKSRYIVFDKDRYNEVRDQVIGRARGQEIKPQLVGFGEAFNDWLFESAFSAKADQRLFSLQASEWKEGSGWLKIAALRWRGERRQLRTPDTLVVIWIGEDGSSRELTTNEVMQIVDHSAQGEAPKSEPPSDDVGKTIVQSRLRDLVELNPESRLLAGWSWLATSWVESQKS, from the coding sequence ATGAAATCCATCGTATGCCATCGCAATCACCCCGAATGGGGCTTTGGACTAGTCCGACAAAAAGACGAAGACCCATTCGGAGAGGTCGTCTATCAAGTCGCGTTTGATCATGAGAACCGGCTGCAGCCTTGCATCGAAAAAGACTTAATCACGTGCCCTGACGAAAGCGAGATAGTCATTGAGAGCCAAATCGCATCGATTGATGTGTTGAAGCGAAAACTGTTGGCCGGCTTGATTATCGGTGAAAACATTCGAACAGGAGCCTTCATGCGCTCAGCGTTGAAGCCACTGCCGCATCAGGTCTATTTCCTGGATCGTATTCTCTCTGGCGGACGACTCGGTCACTTAGCTGGGGATGACGTAGGACTGGGAAAGACCATAGAGGCAGGCTTATTGATCAATCATTTCTATAAAGAGCGTCAGCCTTGCAAAATACTAATCCTCTGTCCCGCAGGCCTAGTCCTCCAATGGCAGGATGAGATGCTAGAACATTTCAATCTAAGATTTGCAATTGCAGGCCAAGGAAAAGACTTCGATGCGAAATCTGAACCAGGCTGGGAGGGGCGGAAGCTTGTAATTGGATCGATCGACACGCTCAAACAGGATGACCTCTTTTCCGTAATTCGCAATGCAGGTCCCTTTGACTTGATCATCTGCGACGAAGCACACCGACTGTCCGCACGACGTGATTTTCTTTCTGGTGAACTTCGAACCACAGCCTCTTACAGATTCATTCGTAAACTACAGGAAAACCATGCGGTCCAATTCGTTAACAACGGAGATGGAAGTCCACGCTCGCCACAAATCTTATTACTCAGTGCCACACCGCATCAGGGAGACGACCTTCGCTTCGCACTGCTTCTTGGCCTAATCAGACCCGACCTATTTTCGTCTACGGATAAGGATACACTGCTCAAAGCTCTAACCCGAGAGAACCTGACCGCTTGCCTGACAAAGACGGCAAAGTCACGTGCGATCGACTGGGAAGGGAACCCAATTTTTAAAGGACATACAACGCATACTCGATCTGCCAGCAGAACCGTTGAAGAGGAGGCTGTCGAAAAAGCACTCAGCCAATACTTACGAAAAAGTATGGAGGCTCGTCATGGTGCCAGTCGTTCACTGAGTCTCGTAATAGAATTGGTGATGCACACATTTCATAAGATTGCTGCATCAAGTTGGGCAGCCCTGGAAACAGCGCTCTCCATGCGTCTTTCTTCACTGCGTGGTGAAACTAAGAAACCTCGCAGCCAGTCATCAATGACCGATAGCATACAAAGTGAAGAGGGGCTCCAGAAAGCGACTAATACAGAGGCCTTCTATGAAGGAGAAGATGAGGATTTGGAGTCGCTGATCGATCAGATCCAATGCCTAAAGGAAGACAGCAAACTGGATCTCTTCCTTGGAATCGTAGGCGAAATTGAAGCGGCAGAACAGAACGCTAAAATCCTTATATTTACTCAATACTATGCAACACAGGAACTCTTAGTCAGACAGCTCGCTAAACTTTTTCCGGATCAAGAGACGGTCACCGTAAACGGTAGCATGGGCGTAAATGAACGCCAGGAGGCTCGAAGACGCTTCGAGCAAAAAGCACGATTCCTTGTATCAACCGAAGCTGGCGGCGAGGGTGTAAACTTTCAGAAAGCCTGCCATTACATGGTAAACTATGACCTACCCTGGAATCCGATGCGTCTCCAACAACGAATTGGACGCTTGGATCGCTATGGCCAGAAGCATGAAGTAAAAGTTTACAACTTAATGGTCCAGGGCTCATGGGATGATAGAATCACCGTAAGAATCATAGAGCGCCTGAAAGTCATTCAGAACACGATGGCTGAGGCATCAGACCATCCAGAAGACTACTGGGATATGATCCTAGGCGAAGTGGGCGATGCAATCGATCCCATAGAATCATTTACGGCACATTTAAACTCTGGGGTCGAGATGACTGACCAGGAAATCGACGAAGAGCTCAAAAAGGCGCGTGCAGCAATACAATCCGGTATCGCAAGACACTTGCATGACACCGGTTTTTCAGACCTGTCAACATTGCCTGTTCCCAGCTTAGAGGCAGAGCACTATCTCAAAGCATTTAAAGCACTACTATCCGCACATGACATTCCATTAAGGGCGGCACGCTCATCTGAAAATGAGTGGCTGAACGGTGTATTTCAGTTTGATCCGCCACCTGCTTTCAGAGAGACAAAGCTAAGTGCAACCAAAAGCCGCTATATCGTATTTGATAAAGATCGTTATAATGAAGTTCGTGATCAAGTTATTGGGAGAGCTCGCGGACAAGAGATCAAACCTCAACTAGTTGGCTTCGGTGAGGCCTTTAATGACTGGCTATTTGAGTCTGCCTTTTCGGCCAAAGCGGATCAACGCCTGTTTTCACTGCAAGCCAGTGAATGGAAGGAAGGGTCTGGTTGGTTGAAAATCGCGGCCTTACGTTGGCGAGGAGAACGGCGGCAACTCCGAACCCCGGACACATTGGTTGTAATATGGATCGGAGAAGATGGTAGCTCTCGTGAGCTGACCACAAATGAAGTAATGCAAATTGTTGATCACTCAGCACAAGGAGAAGCTCCAAAGAGCGAACCTCCATCAGATGATGTCGGCAAAACTATTGTGCAGTCTCGTTTACGTGACTTAGTCGAGTTAAACCCTGAATCTCGCCTACTTGCCGGCTGGTCTTGGTTGGCTACATCTTGGGTCGAGTCTCAAAAATCCTAG